A part of Bacillus thuringiensis genomic DNA contains:
- a CDS encoding malate:quinone oxidoreductase codes for MSNMQQKTDVILIGAGIMSATLGSLLKELAPEWEIKVFEKLASAGEESSNEWNNAGTGHSALCELNYTSEKSDGSIDISKAVKVNEQFQLSRQFWAYLVKSKLIRNPQDFIMPLPHMSLVQGDKNVEFLKNRFEALSKNPLFQGMEFSDAPETLKKWLPLIMDGRTPNEPMAATKIDSGTDVNFGALTRMLFDYLKTKNVELNYKHSVENIKRTKNGLWEVKVHDMNSGKIEHHTAKFVFIGGGGGSLPLLQKTGIPESKHIGGFPVSGLFMVCKNQKVVEQHHAKVYGKAKVGAPPMSVPHLDTRYIDNKKALLFGPFAGFSPKFLKTGSNLDLIGSVKPNNVLTMLAAGVKEMGLTKYLIQQVMLSHEKRMEELREFIPNAKSEDWDIVVAGQRVQVIKDTDAGGKGTLQFGTEVVSAADGSIAALLGASPGASTAVHVMLEVLEKCFPSRMVEWEEKIKEMIPSYGISLTENPRLFQDLHTSTGRTLGLNEKETVHN; via the coding sequence ATGAGCAACATGCAGCAAAAAACAGACGTTATCTTAATTGGTGCAGGAATTATGAGTGCAACGTTAGGCTCATTACTAAAAGAATTAGCACCTGAATGGGAAATTAAAGTTTTTGAAAAACTCGCAAGTGCCGGGGAAGAAAGCTCTAATGAATGGAATAATGCAGGTACAGGGCATTCTGCGCTATGCGAACTGAACTATACTTCCGAAAAATCTGACGGATCTATAGATATTAGTAAGGCTGTAAAAGTGAATGAGCAATTCCAGCTTTCAAGACAATTTTGGGCATATCTTGTAAAAAGCAAATTAATTCGTAATCCACAAGATTTCATTATGCCTCTACCTCATATGAGTTTAGTACAAGGTGATAAAAATGTTGAGTTTCTAAAAAACCGTTTTGAAGCGCTTTCAAAAAATCCACTGTTTCAAGGTATGGAATTTTCCGATGCTCCTGAAACATTAAAAAAATGGCTTCCACTCATTATGGATGGTCGTACACCAAACGAACCGATGGCCGCAACGAAAATTGACTCTGGAACAGATGTTAACTTCGGTGCATTAACACGTATGTTGTTTGATTACTTAAAAACGAAAAATGTTGAACTAAATTACAAACATAGTGTGGAAAATATTAAACGCACGAAAAATGGTTTATGGGAAGTAAAAGTACACGATATGAATAGTGGTAAAATTGAGCATCATACTGCAAAATTCGTCTTTATTGGCGGCGGTGGCGGTAGCCTACCTCTACTACAAAAGACCGGTATCCCTGAATCAAAACATATCGGTGGATTCCCAGTAAGTGGACTATTTATGGTATGTAAAAACCAAAAAGTTGTAGAGCAACATCATGCGAAAGTATACGGTAAAGCTAAAGTTGGCGCTCCGCCAATGTCTGTACCTCACCTTGATACGAGATATATAGACAATAAAAAAGCTTTACTCTTTGGACCGTTCGCAGGATTCTCACCTAAATTCTTAAAAACTGGCTCAAACCTTGACCTAATTGGTTCTGTAAAACCAAATAACGTCTTAACAATGTTAGCTGCTGGTGTAAAAGAAATGGGATTAACAAAATACTTAATTCAGCAAGTTATGTTATCACATGAAAAACGTATGGAAGAATTACGCGAATTCATTCCGAACGCGAAAAGTGAAGATTGGGATATTGTAGTTGCTGGGCAACGTGTGCAAGTCATTAAAGATACTGATGCTGGTGGTAAAGGTACACTTCAATTCGGTACAGAAGTTGTAAGTGCCGCTGACGGCTCAATCGCTGCATTACTAGGTGCATCACCAGGTGCTTCTACTGCCGTTCACGTCATGCTTGAAGTATTAGAAAAATGTTTCCCAAGCCGCATGGTAGAATGGGAAGAAAAAATAAAAGAAATGATTCCTTCTTATGGCATTTCGCTAACAGAGAATCCACGATTGTTCCAAGACCTTCACACTTCTACAGGTCGTACGCTTGGATTAAACGAAAAAGAAACGGTTCATAATTAA
- a CDS encoding sugar-binding transcriptional regulator yields the protein MTQLNFEENLLTKVAWYYYKDQLTQQEIASLLHISRNKVVRLLDKARSEGIVTFHVKGTGLHCLSIERDLMKKFHLKDAFIIPTPIDNYHASLGKAAAQYLETQLQQGDLLGIGWGETISKMLENIHFDSSINLSIITLTGGVNHYLPRKQNYLHHIQGDLHIIPTPFLASTTEMAQSILSEPSVKDMLHVASLAHTAVVGIGGLSLDATIVKEEKLTLREMTYIRSQNGAGDILGQFYNTDGDLLNLPHHSRLIGTPLSILRKMKHVVGVAGGTEKIDAIYGALQGKFIHTLITDEETALSLLRKDGDC from the coding sequence ATGACACAGCTAAACTTTGAAGAGAATTTATTAACGAAAGTAGCTTGGTACTATTATAAAGACCAATTAACACAACAGGAGATCGCTTCACTTCTTCATATTTCAAGAAATAAAGTCGTCCGGTTATTAGATAAGGCGCGCAGTGAAGGTATCGTTACATTTCACGTAAAAGGGACTGGTTTACACTGTTTAAGTATCGAGCGTGACCTAATGAAAAAATTCCACTTAAAAGATGCCTTTATTATCCCTACTCCAATAGACAATTATCACGCTTCTCTCGGAAAAGCTGCTGCACAATATTTAGAGACTCAGCTCCAACAAGGCGATTTACTCGGCATTGGCTGGGGAGAAACAATTAGCAAAATGCTAGAAAACATTCATTTTGATAGTTCTATTAATCTTTCAATCATAACGCTAACAGGCGGAGTAAATCACTATCTCCCGAGAAAACAAAACTATTTACACCACATACAAGGCGATCTTCACATTATCCCTACGCCGTTTCTAGCATCTACAACCGAAATGGCACAAAGTATTCTATCAGAACCGAGTGTAAAAGATATGCTTCATGTCGCTTCACTTGCTCATACAGCAGTTGTTGGTATTGGCGGCTTATCTCTAGATGCAACTATTGTAAAAGAAGAAAAGTTAACGCTACGCGAAATGACATATATTCGTAGTCAAAACGGGGCGGGCGATATTTTAGGGCAGTTTTATAATACGGATGGTGATTTATTAAACCTCCCGCATCACAGCCGCCTTATTGGTACACCGCTCTCGATTCTACGCAAAATGAAGCATGTCGTCGGTGTTGCTGGAGGCACAGAAAAGATAGATGCAATTTATGGCGCCTTACAAGGAAAGTTCATTCATACATTAATTACCGATGAGGAAACGGCCCTCTCCTTATTACGAAAGGATGGTGATTGTTAA
- the lsrK gene encoding autoinducer-2 kinase has product MSHLLAFDAGTGSIRAVLFDLHGNQIAVSQKEWVHKTDPRYPGSMNFDVIENWKLVQQCTKEVLQKSNVSSSSIQAISATSMREGFVLYDKNGQEIWACANVDGRASAEVSELKEIRSHLEEDLYRKSGQTFSLGALPRLLWIKKHEPDVYSNIHSFTMLNDWILYKLSGVLQIDPSNGCTSGIFDLQNRVWDNDIAKECGLTLPFSPTVNEAGTVIGNVTKESAALTGLREGIPVVAGGGDAQMASLGTGVVKPNQTFICGGSFWQQEVNVTEPIIDPHALIRVNCHVAPNLWQYETIAFFPGLVMRWFRDAFCQEEKKLADKLGVDAYELLEEQAKDVPVGSHGIIPTFSNVMNYISWRHAAPSFLNLSLDADKCGKKDLFRAIEENAAFVTLGNLKLIENLTGTFPSEVIFAGGAAKGKLWPQILSDVLGIPVKVPVVKEAAALGTAIAAGVGAGIYSSMEETAEQFVQWENTFEPITENHELYKEFYETWKTVYVSQLALADKGLTTHMWIAPGAL; this is encoded by the coding sequence ATGTCTCATTTATTAGCTTTCGATGCTGGTACAGGAAGCATTCGAGCTGTTCTTTTTGATTTACATGGCAATCAAATTGCGGTCAGTCAAAAAGAATGGGTTCATAAAACGGATCCTCGTTACCCAGGTTCTATGAATTTTGATGTAATAGAAAACTGGAAGCTAGTACAACAGTGCACGAAAGAAGTTTTACAAAAAAGTAATGTCTCTTCCTCTTCTATTCAAGCTATTAGCGCTACTAGTATGCGAGAAGGTTTTGTTTTATATGATAAAAATGGGCAAGAAATATGGGCATGTGCAAATGTTGATGGCCGTGCATCCGCTGAAGTTAGTGAGCTAAAAGAAATCCGCTCACATCTTGAAGAAGATTTATACAGAAAATCTGGGCAAACTTTTTCATTAGGTGCTTTACCCCGCCTACTTTGGATTAAAAAACATGAACCAGACGTTTATAGCAATATTCATTCTTTTACGATGTTAAACGATTGGATTTTATATAAATTAAGCGGCGTACTGCAAATTGATCCCTCAAACGGATGTACGTCCGGTATTTTCGACTTACAAAATAGAGTGTGGGATAACGATATCGCTAAGGAGTGCGGTCTAACTTTGCCATTTTCACCAACAGTAAATGAAGCTGGTACAGTAATTGGCAACGTTACAAAAGAGTCTGCAGCATTAACTGGATTACGTGAAGGAATTCCTGTCGTCGCCGGGGGCGGAGACGCTCAAATGGCATCACTCGGAACGGGAGTCGTGAAGCCTAATCAAACATTCATATGCGGAGGTAGTTTTTGGCAACAAGAAGTGAATGTTACAGAACCAATAATAGATCCACATGCTTTAATTCGCGTAAATTGTCACGTCGCACCTAACCTATGGCAATATGAAACAATTGCCTTTTTCCCAGGCCTTGTTATGCGCTGGTTTCGAGACGCTTTTTGCCAAGAGGAAAAGAAACTTGCTGACAAACTCGGTGTAGATGCTTATGAATTATTAGAAGAACAAGCGAAAGACGTACCGGTCGGTTCACATGGCATTATCCCTACTTTTTCAAACGTTATGAACTATATTTCTTGGCGTCATGCTGCACCTTCTTTTTTAAATTTAAGTTTAGACGCTGACAAATGCGGAAAGAAAGATCTGTTCCGTGCTATTGAAGAAAATGCCGCCTTCGTTACACTTGGTAACTTAAAATTAATAGAAAATCTTACAGGGACATTCCCTTCTGAAGTCATTTTTGCTGGCGGTGCCGCTAAAGGAAAACTATGGCCACAAATTCTATCAGACGTACTCGGTATCCCTGTAAAAGTACCAGTTGTAAAAGAAGCAGCTGCTTTAGGAACTGCGATTGCTGCTGGAGTTGGCGCTGGCATATATTCATCTATGGAAGAAACTGCCGAACAGTTTGTACAGTGGGAAAACACATTCGAGCCAATTACTGAAAATCACGAACTTTATAAAGAGTTCTATGAAACATGGAAAACTGTGTATGTCAGTCAGCTCGCTTTAGCTGATAAAGGGCTCACCACACATATGTGGATTGCACCTGGTGCACTGTAA
- a CDS encoding cupin domain-containing protein, whose amino-acid sequence MLKANENDFSYRFGDNGPKYLIQGPNIDLGLVVIQPGQEFQNHYHTTCEEVFYALEGEIDFYVNNERVPIKQGDVLQVRPHESHYLINHSDKPFKAVFIKSPHLPNKDTVQTKNPTLTKE is encoded by the coding sequence ATGTTAAAAGCGAATGAAAATGATTTCTCCTATCGCTTCGGTGATAACGGGCCGAAATATTTAATACAAGGTCCGAATATTGATCTTGGCCTTGTTGTCATTCAGCCTGGGCAGGAGTTTCAAAATCACTATCATACGACGTGCGAGGAAGTCTTTTATGCATTAGAAGGTGAAATAGATTTCTATGTAAATAACGAAAGAGTTCCGATTAAACAAGGTGATGTCCTGCAAGTTCGCCCTCATGAGTCTCACTATCTTATTAACCATTCTGACAAACCTTTTAAAGCAGTTTTTATAAAGTCACCACATTTACCAAATAAAGATACGGTACAAACGAAAAATCCAACATTAACGAAGGAGTGA
- the lsrF gene encoding 3-hydroxy-5-phosphonooxypentane-2,4-dione thiolase: MTWGFKNRLNTILPDGRAVMLAIDHGYFLGPIHGLEQPLETVKNLLPYTDSLFLTRGVLSSCIPENCSTPMVMRVSGGATVVGKDLANETIVTPVKEAVKQNAIGVGVSVFVGSDYETQTVTNLANVVTEAHDYGLPVLGITAVAKELQKREARFLALASRVCVEMGADIIKTYYCEGFEKITSTCPAPVVIAGGPKLDSIEDALNITYNALQEGAIGVDMGRNIWQSEHPAAMIQAIHGIVKNGLNVKEALQLFENVKN; the protein is encoded by the coding sequence ATGACTTGGGGATTTAAAAATCGATTAAATACAATTTTACCTGATGGCAGAGCGGTTATGTTAGCGATAGATCACGGCTACTTTTTAGGACCAATTCACGGGCTAGAACAACCACTTGAGACTGTTAAAAACTTACTTCCTTACACAGATTCCCTCTTTTTAACGCGCGGTGTACTTAGCTCCTGTATTCCTGAAAACTGCAGCACACCAATGGTTATGCGTGTATCAGGCGGAGCTACAGTCGTCGGTAAAGACTTAGCGAATGAAACAATTGTTACACCTGTAAAAGAAGCAGTAAAACAAAACGCAATTGGCGTCGGTGTTTCTGTTTTTGTCGGATCAGACTATGAAACACAAACAGTTACGAATCTCGCAAATGTAGTTACAGAAGCTCACGATTACGGTCTGCCAGTTCTCGGCATTACCGCTGTTGCAAAAGAACTACAAAAACGAGAAGCTCGTTTTCTCGCACTCGCTTCTCGCGTTTGTGTTGAAATGGGCGCTGACATTATAAAAACGTATTACTGCGAAGGATTCGAAAAAATAACGAGCACTTGCCCTGCCCCAGTCGTCATCGCTGGTGGACCAAAACTAGATTCAATTGAAGACGCATTAAACATTACGTACAATGCGCTGCAAGAAGGTGCAATCGGCGTAGATATGGGCCGAAACATATGGCAGTCTGAACATCCTGCTGCAATGATTCAAGCGATACATGGTATTGTGAAGAATGGATTGAATGTGAAAGAGGCGCTCCAATTATTTGAAAATGTAAAAAATTAA
- a CDS encoding GNAT family N-acetyltransferase encodes MTAVFKDMTFQLKTERLDLNMWEENDAVWLRKLIGERGVDMPTVESVRSDLIEKRKKAAENGISLLTIRRRDEGDFIGYCGLIIGRSTLEEPEIAYELFQYAHRNGYATEAASAVLEAAIATGRHRLWSTVGAWNTASFRVLEKIGFKRHHSTWGERGEIVWNVRDL; translated from the coding sequence ATGACAGCTGTTTTTAAAGATATGACGTTCCAGCTAAAAACGGAACGACTCGACCTGAATATGTGGGAGGAAAATGATGCGGTCTGGCTGAGAAAGTTAATTGGTGAACGTGGTGTAGACATGCCAACCGTTGAATCTGTTCGTAGCGATCTTATTGAGAAGCGCAAGAAAGCAGCTGAAAATGGTATTTCTCTTCTTACTATACGTAGGCGAGACGAAGGGGATTTCATCGGGTACTGTGGCTTAATCATTGGGCGTTCCACGCTTGAAGAGCCGGAGATTGCATACGAATTGTTCCAATATGCTCATCGTAATGGTTATGCAACAGAGGCAGCATCAGCTGTGCTGGAGGCTGCGATTGCTACGGGTCGCCATAGACTTTGGTCTACTGTAGGCGCTTGGAATACTGCGTCTTTCCGGGTATTAGAAAAGATAGGATTTAAGCGGCATCACAGTACGTGGGGTGAGCGCGGTGAAATTGTATGGAACGTACGTGATTTGTAG
- a CDS encoding VOC family protein translates to MKLNHLNLCVDDLSEARHFFETFFDFQFLEQKGKALVVMSDESGFILVLSDPKAFKGNKEVMYPEAFHIGFLVDTLSEVDQAYNRLVAGGIEIDKEPYSVRGSSYGFYFTVFNGLLIEVSCLDYKDGKKVQ, encoded by the coding sequence ATGAAGTTAAATCATTTGAATTTATGTGTTGATGATTTATCAGAAGCGAGACATTTCTTTGAAACATTTTTTGATTTTCAATTTTTGGAGCAAAAGGGAAAGGCACTAGTAGTAATGAGTGATGAGAGTGGATTTATACTTGTGCTAAGCGATCCAAAAGCATTTAAGGGAAATAAGGAAGTGATGTATCCTGAAGCTTTTCACATTGGTTTTTTAGTGGATACTTTAAGTGAAGTTGATCAAGCGTATAATCGTTTAGTAGCTGGTGGCATTGAAATAGACAAGGAACCTTATTCAGTGAGAGGTAGTAGTTATGGTTTTTATTTTACAGTATTTAACGGTTTATTAATTGAGGTGTCCTGCCTTGACTATAAAGATGGTAAGAAAGTTCAATAA
- the hmoA gene encoding heme-degrading monooxygenase HmoA, which produces MFIETKTFTVKEGTSNIVVERFTGEGIIEKFEGFIDLSVLVKKVRRGDEEVVVMIRWESEEAWKNWETSEEHLAGHRASRGKPKPDHIINVDHAVYYVKSSKAAYQQS; this is translated from the coding sequence ATGTTTATCGAAACGAAAACATTTACAGTAAAAGAAGGTACATCAAATATAGTTGTAGAACGTTTCACTGGAGAAGGTATTATTGAAAAATTTGAAGGCTTTATCGACTTAAGTGTTCTTGTGAAAAAAGTAAGACGCGGCGACGAAGAAGTAGTTGTTATGATTCGCTGGGAATCTGAAGAAGCATGGAAAAACTGGGAAACAAGTGAAGAACACTTAGCAGGGCATAGAGCGAGTCGTGGTAAACCAAAACCAGATCATATCATTAACGTTGATCACGCAGTTTACTATGTGAAATCATCGAAAGCGGCTTATCAACAGTCGTAA
- a CDS encoding MFS transporter, which produces MELKNVLKNRSFFFMWIGSAISELGGAFGTLCNSILVYELTGSKTALSSMWLLYFIPSLILQLISGPFIDKWSRKWIMIFSQWVRASVFLLPLIMLLTSSIEVWHVYIVQIIIGLITPLYTPASQAITPSIVSEEQLQKANAYIDGMTRLMMFLGPVLGGVVIHLIGVELTLSFVCICLFVSGAFLLYIKEKRTTQSIRKTWLEQFLHGFTYFFTKPVIVWLGVFLTFVQFGVGVTLVTNLPYIKDELSAGYAEYGYFMAGFPLGYVVGSILVGKVTYKSRRILMLGGLFIGGLTYISLGFNHSIVIAVLIEVVAGICISFFNVHNTTICQQTVPNNMIGQVFSVRLFFIRSAMPLGVLLGGILSEMWGVRALFLIIGAIICVTSLIGILLPYFKFLDEAVEEKTA; this is translated from the coding sequence ATGGAATTGAAAAATGTGTTGAAAAATCGTTCGTTTTTTTTTATGTGGATTGGTAGCGCGATTTCAGAATTGGGCGGGGCTTTCGGAACGTTATGTAATTCAATTCTTGTTTACGAATTAACAGGGTCAAAAACAGCATTAAGTAGTATGTGGTTACTATACTTTATTCCATCGCTCATACTACAACTAATAAGCGGCCCATTTATTGATAAATGGAGCCGGAAGTGGATTATGATTTTTTCACAATGGGTGCGAGCTTCGGTTTTCTTACTACCGTTAATCATGTTACTTACTAGTAGTATAGAAGTTTGGCATGTGTATATCGTACAAATAATAATTGGGCTTATTACGCCGCTGTATACACCTGCAAGTCAAGCAATTACACCGAGCATTGTAAGTGAAGAACAACTTCAAAAAGCAAATGCGTATATTGATGGAATGACTCGACTTATGATGTTTCTTGGGCCCGTATTAGGTGGAGTAGTCATTCATTTGATTGGAGTAGAACTTACACTATCTTTCGTATGTATTTGTCTATTTGTTAGTGGTGCTTTCTTACTTTATATAAAAGAAAAGAGAACAACACAATCCATTCGGAAAACATGGCTAGAACAGTTTCTTCACGGTTTTACATATTTTTTCACAAAACCAGTTATCGTTTGGCTCGGTGTCTTTCTTACTTTCGTGCAATTTGGGGTAGGGGTAACGCTGGTTACAAATCTTCCTTATATAAAAGATGAGCTGTCAGCAGGGTATGCGGAGTATGGTTATTTTATGGCTGGTTTCCCGCTTGGCTATGTAGTTGGATCTATATTAGTTGGTAAAGTAACATATAAAAGCCGGCGTATACTTATGCTTGGTGGATTGTTTATAGGAGGACTAACATACATTTCTCTAGGGTTCAATCATAGTATAGTAATTGCGGTGCTCATTGAAGTAGTTGCAGGCATTTGTATTTCATTTTTCAATGTTCATAACACAACAATATGCCAACAAACAGTACCAAACAATATGATAGGACAAGTATTTTCAGTGCGTTTATTTTTTATACGATCCGCTATGCCATTAGGTGTGTTATTAGGGGGAATACTGAGTGAAATGTGGGGAGTAAGAGCGCTATTTTTAATCATAGGTGCAATTATATGTGTTACTTCTTTAATAGGAATATTACTTCCGTATTTCAAATTTTTAGATGAGGCAGTTGAAGAGAAAACAGCATAA
- a CDS encoding ArsR/SmtB family transcription factor, whose protein sequence is MEVFHVTSRKRETYNVQIKYSILFECSLGIAAITHKRLIDTLEKSQSEWEEIRQSLTEEMREHLQFVEEHNTWKALLQLLYEGEFQDLSQFHAKIDSISEEDLKYICLPFLGEKYEEKRHLAASGDVIAIHELMELTHDHPFFSAYIRFICDVHVQLLKSHLIAVMTGWYESVIQREEEQILTILKRDYEAKNEMNKKMKPEEFVEWATGGVNYMPEPSVHNVLLIPQMTYRPWNIEADIEDTKVFHYPVANESIHPEDPYEPNYFLVQKHKALGDEARLRIVKMLFEKERTLQEITERLQLGKSTVHHHLKLLRAAKLVDIHDGKYVLRKKAVQSLAKELDLFLNR, encoded by the coding sequence ATGGAAGTCTTTCACGTAACGAGTAGAAAGAGGGAAACGTACAACGTTCAAATAAAGTATTCGATACTTTTCGAATGTTCACTAGGCATTGCAGCAATTACTCATAAGAGATTAATCGATACTCTTGAAAAGTCTCAAAGTGAATGGGAAGAAATTAGACAATCATTAACAGAAGAAATGAGAGAGCACTTACAGTTTGTTGAAGAGCATAATACGTGGAAAGCATTGCTTCAGTTATTGTATGAAGGAGAATTTCAGGATTTATCACAGTTTCATGCTAAAATCGATTCGATTTCAGAAGAAGATTTGAAGTATATATGTTTACCATTTTTAGGCGAGAAGTATGAAGAGAAAAGACATTTAGCAGCAAGTGGAGACGTAATTGCAATACATGAACTAATGGAACTGACACATGATCATCCGTTTTTCTCCGCGTATATTCGTTTTATATGTGATGTTCATGTACAATTGCTGAAATCTCATTTAATCGCTGTTATGACAGGGTGGTATGAGAGTGTTATTCAGAGAGAGGAAGAGCAAATACTAACAATATTAAAACGAGATTATGAAGCGAAAAATGAAATGAATAAAAAGATGAAACCAGAAGAGTTTGTCGAGTGGGCGACTGGCGGTGTGAACTATATGCCAGAACCAAGTGTTCACAACGTACTTCTTATCCCACAAATGACATACAGACCGTGGAATATTGAGGCGGATATTGAAGATACGAAAGTATTTCATTACCCAGTAGCAAACGAAAGCATCCATCCTGAAGATCCGTATGAACCGAATTATTTTTTAGTCCAAAAACATAAAGCACTCGGGGACGAAGCGAGATTACGTATTGTAAAAATGTTGTTTGAAAAAGAACGAACATTGCAGGAAATAACGGAGAGGCTGCAACTTGGTAAATCGACTGTACACCATCATTTGAAATTGTTACGTGCAGCGAAGTTAGTGGATATACATGACGGGAAATATGTATTAAGAAAGAAAGCAGTACAGTCTTTAGCGAAAGAATTAGATCTGTTTTTGAATAGATAA
- a CDS encoding NupC/NupG family nucleoside CNT transporter: MHFILNMLGIFVVILIVFLCSPNKKHIKWRPIVILIILELFITWFMLGTKLGSIIINKIASFFSWLLACANEGIRFAFPSAMDSPHIDFFFSALLPIIFVITFFDILSYFGILTWIIDKVGAVISKISRLPKLESFFSIQMMFLGNTEALAVVRDQLSVLKENRLLTFGIMSMSSVSGSILGAYLSMVPATYIFSAIPLNCINALILANVLNPVEVSKEEDVVYTPSKHEKKDFFSTISNSMLVGMNMVIVILAMVIGYVALTACLNGILGFFITGLTIQKIFSIIFSPFAFLLGLSGSDAMYVAELMGIKITTNEFVAMMDLKSNLKSLQPHTIAVATTFLASFANFSTVGMIYGTYNSLFGGEKSSIIGKNVWKLLVSGMAVSLLSAMLVGLFVW, from the coding sequence ATGCATTTCATATTAAATATGTTAGGGATTTTCGTTGTCATATTAATCGTTTTTCTATGTTCGCCTAATAAAAAACATATAAAATGGAGACCGATCGTTATTCTAATCATATTGGAACTCTTTATTACATGGTTTATGTTAGGCACGAAGCTCGGCAGTATTATCATTAATAAAATTGCGTCATTTTTCAGTTGGCTACTGGCATGTGCGAATGAAGGAATTCGATTTGCATTTCCTTCAGCTATGGACAGTCCACACATTGATTTCTTCTTTAGTGCATTACTTCCTATCATTTTTGTTATTACTTTTTTCGATATTTTATCTTATTTCGGAATCTTAACTTGGATTATTGATAAAGTAGGTGCAGTTATTTCAAAGATTTCTCGTTTGCCAAAGTTAGAAAGCTTCTTTTCCATTCAAATGATGTTTTTAGGAAATACGGAAGCACTTGCAGTTGTTCGTGATCAATTATCTGTTTTAAAAGAAAATCGTTTGCTGACTTTCGGAATTATGAGTATGAGTAGCGTCAGCGGATCCATTCTCGGTGCTTATTTATCAATGGTGCCGGCAACATATATTTTCAGCGCAATTCCATTAAACTGTATTAACGCATTAATTTTAGCCAATGTATTAAATCCTGTGGAAGTTTCGAAAGAAGAAGATGTCGTATATACACCTTCAAAACATGAAAAAAAGGATTTCTTTTCTACTATTTCAAACAGTATGTTAGTCGGGATGAATATGGTTATCGTTATTTTAGCTATGGTAATTGGATATGTAGCTTTAACAGCATGTTTAAATGGGATTTTAGGATTTTTTATAACAGGTTTAACAATTCAAAAAATCTTCTCCATTATCTTTAGTCCTTTCGCTTTTTTACTCGGTTTATCGGGCAGTGATGCTATGTATGTAGCTGAACTAATGGGGATTAAAATAACGACGAATGAATTTGTTGCAATGATGGATTTAAAATCGAACCTAAAATCTTTACAACCACATACGATTGCGGTTGCGACGACATTTCTAGCTTCTTTTGCTAACTTTAGTACAGTAGGTATGATTTACGGAACTTACAATTCATTATTTGGCGGAGAAAAATCATCCATAATCGGTAAAAATGTTTGGAAGCTTCTTGTTAGCGGAATGGCAGTTTCCTTATTAAGCGCTATGCTCGTTGGGCTTTTTGTATGGTAA